In Collimonas arenae, a single genomic region encodes these proteins:
- the gltS gene encoding sodium/glutamate symporter has protein sequence MINLDTLETLVAASLVLLLGRKLVSASSLLKTYSIPEPVVGGLLIALLLFALRSFSSVQVQFDGSLQGPLMLAFFATIGLNANLASLKAGGRTLALFLVVVLGLLVLQDTIGIGMAKMMGLDPLIGLLGASISLSGGHGTGAAWGRVFSERHGLAAATEIAIACATFGLILGGLIGGPVAGFLVKRVKLPGAESATANHDRTPLSFEQPKAEQLITPQAFIEALALIAVSLSAGTLIANQLNGTAFELPTFVCVLFVGVLLSNGLSLLAGYKIFERAILLLGNVSLSLFLAMALMSLRLWDLASLALPVLLILAVQAAAMAAYAVFVTFRIMGKNYDAAVLAAGHCGFGLGATPTAIANMQAVTDRFGPSPLAFLVVPMVSAFFIDIANAIVIKLFLALPIYN, from the coding sequence ATGATTAACTTGGACACCCTGGAAACATTAGTCGCTGCATCGCTGGTACTGTTGCTGGGTCGTAAGCTGGTGTCGGCTTCTTCGCTGCTGAAGACCTACAGCATTCCGGAGCCGGTTGTGGGCGGTTTGCTGATCGCATTGCTGTTGTTTGCACTGCGTAGTTTCTCGAGTGTTCAGGTGCAATTCGACGGCAGCCTGCAGGGGCCGTTGATGCTGGCCTTTTTTGCGACCATCGGCCTGAACGCCAATCTTGCCAGCCTGAAAGCCGGCGGCCGTACGCTGGCATTGTTCCTGGTTGTAGTGCTGGGTTTGCTGGTGTTGCAGGACACAATCGGCATCGGCATGGCAAAGATGATGGGACTCGACCCTCTGATCGGTTTGCTGGGAGCGTCTATTTCGCTATCGGGTGGTCATGGTACGGGCGCTGCCTGGGGCCGGGTGTTTTCCGAGCGCCACGGCTTGGCGGCAGCGACCGAAATTGCGATTGCCTGCGCCACTTTCGGCCTGATATTGGGTGGCTTGATCGGCGGGCCGGTGGCCGGGTTTCTGGTCAAGCGCGTCAAATTGCCGGGTGCCGAGTCTGCGACGGCGAATCACGACAGAACGCCGTTGAGTTTCGAGCAGCCTAAAGCCGAACAGCTGATCACGCCGCAAGCCTTCATCGAAGCGCTGGCATTGATCGCGGTCAGTCTTTCGGCCGGCACGCTGATTGCCAACCAATTGAATGGCACGGCGTTTGAATTGCCGACTTTTGTCTGTGTGTTGTTCGTCGGCGTTTTGCTCAGTAACGGCTTGTCGCTGCTGGCCGGCTACAAGATTTTCGAGCGCGCCATCTTGTTGCTGGGTAATGTCAGTTTGTCCCTGTTCCTGGCGATGGCGTTGATGAGCTTGCGCCTGTGGGACCTGGCGTCGCTGGCGTTACCGGTCTTGTTGATCCTGGCGGTGCAGGCCGCAGCCATGGCGGCTTATGCCGTCTTCGTGACGTTCCGCATCATGGGCAAGAACTATGACGCGGCCGTGCTGGCGGCCGGTCACTGCGGCTTTGGCCTGGGCGCGACACCGACCGCGATTGCCAACATGCAGGCGGTGACAGACCGCTTCGGTCCTTCGCCGCTGGCGTTTCTGGTGGTGCCGATGGTGAGCGCATTCTTCATCGATATTGCGAATGCGATTGTCATCAAACTGTTCCTGGCGTTGCCGATATATAACTGA